In one Epinephelus moara isolate mb chromosome 6, YSFRI_EMoa_1.0, whole genome shotgun sequence genomic region, the following are encoded:
- the kirrel3l gene encoding kirre like nephrin family adhesion molecule 3, like isoform X3, with translation MTALYLIFCLMATAATQAAYFSQQPQDQVVVSGQSVTLPCVIVGYRGMVQWTKDGLALGGERDLPGWTRYSLMGDPLSGEHSLLIDSAELEDDAVYECQATQAALRSHRAKLTVLVPPSDPVVEGGPVVRLKAHTPHNLTCRASGAKPAAEITWYRDGEVMETAIYSKSPMEDGKRETAVSMLPIVPEDSDSGRTYTCRVLNPAAPAGRQTSVTINVQHPPSVTLSVQPQTVTEGAKVLFICSASANPEITGYRWSKGGVPISEANGDSLEVTVDYSYFTDPVSCEVSNSVGSTNVSTLVDVQFGPRLLSEPKPMTVDIGMDAAFTCAWTGNPPLTLAWTKQGSSVVLSNGNTLQLKAVTQEDAGTYTCKAIVPRIGVAERDVTLTVNGPPIITADATQHAVKHSKGKLECRVGSSPPPDKIVWTFGDMSLSSGSSGRYSVQTVTSDHGVLSSLVLSETLAQDFQLRYNCTAWNRFGTGTALVTLKEQEALPMLIIVGGAVGGGCVLLICVITLVSLCCRHTGKGKRCTRLSKSDIRVQIVHSDHNATRGNDDEEDVKEPMAPNSSESPGTSRTEHSDLLEEEEDERSDIKDPTNGYYNVRGHEDRHIRSSGFSEYVPNSRPVYTPSQLPSPSPMYGQHGTQPRVYDFSHRYATTTAGRTAYEQQQAAQQQPAQPASIYPTDPLYSGSAYLPATYGRAFTSYVKPASYEKVDAYDQSDQASKVSSSSRFSYASSQVSSQQSDYGRPSQRMQTHV, from the exons CAGCCACCCAAGCAGCCTACTTCTCCCAGCAGCCCCAGGACCAGGTGGTTGTATCTGGCCAGTCGGTGACTCTACCCTGTGTCATTGTGGGTTATCGGGGAATGGTACAATGGACTAAAGATGGCCTGGCACTGGGTGGAGAGAGAGACCTACCAG GCTGGACGCGCTATTCCTTAATGGGCGACCCGCTATCAGGCGAGCACAGCTTGCTGATCGATTCGGCAGAGTTGGAGGATGACGCGGTGTATGAGTGTCAGGCTACACAGGCGGCGCTGCGCTCCCACCGTGCCAAGCTCACTGTACTAG TTCCTCCTTCAGACCCTGTGGTGGAGGGTGGCCCTGTTGTACGTCTTAAGGCCCACACACCGCACAATCTCACCTGCAGAGCCTCGGGAGCCAAACCTGCTGCTGAGATCACCTGGTACAGAGATGGAGAGGTCATGGAGACTGCAATTTATTCCAAG TCACCGATGGAGGATGGGAAGAGGGAGACAGCTGTTAGTATGCTTCCAATCGTCCCTGAGGATAGCGACTCTGGGCGCACCTACACCTGCAGGGTTCTTAACCCAGCTGCCCCAGCTGGACGACAGACATCGGTCACTATCAACGTCCAGC ACCCTCCTTCAGTGACTCTATCAGTCCAGCCTCAGACTGTGACCGAGGGAGCCAAGGTTCTCTTCATCTGCTCTGCTTCGGCCAATCCTGAAATCACTGGATACAG GTGGTCCAAAGGAGGAGTCCCCATCTCTGAAGCAAATGGGGACAGCCTTGAGGTGACGGTGGACTACTCTTACTTCACAGACCCCGTCTCCTGTGAGGTGTCCAACTCTGTGGGCAGCACCAATGTCAGCACTCTGGTCGATGTCCAAT TTGGCCCCAGACTGCTGTCGGAGCCAAAGCCAATGACGGTGGACATAGGGATGGATGCAGCCTTTACTTGCGCATGGACTGGAAACCCTCCTCTGACCCTGGCCTGGACCAAGCAGGGCTCCAGCGTG GTGCTCAGTAATGGCAACACCTTGCAGCTGAAGGCTGTTACCCAGGAGGATGCTGGAACATACACCTGCAAGGCCATCGTACCCCGGATTGGAGTTGCGGAAAGAGATGTCACTCTAACTGTAAACG GCCCACCTATCATCACAGCGGACGCCACGCAGCACGCTGTCAAGCACTCCAAGGGCAAGTTGGAGTGCCGGGTGGGAAGCAGCCCCCCGCCAGATAAGATT GTATGGACCTTTGGAGACATGAGCCTGTCCTCTGGTTCCTCCGGTCGTTACTCAGTGCAGACAGTAACCAGCGACCACGGGGTCCTTTCTTCCTTGGTGCTGTCCGAGACTCTGGCCCAGGATTTCCAGCTGCGCTACAACTGCACTGCTTGGAACCGCTTTGGCACCGGCACTGCCCTGGTCACACTGAAGGAGCAAG AGGCCCTGCCTATGTTGATAATTGTTGGTGGAGCAGTAGGTGGAGGCTGTGTCCTGCTCATCTGTGTCATCACTCTAGTCTCCCTCTGTTGCAGGCACACAGGCAAAG GTAAAAGGTGCACTCGTCTTTCTAAGAGTGACATCAGAGTTCAGATTGTTCACAGTGATCACAACGCTACACGTGGcaatgatgatgaggaggatgtCAAAGAGCCCATG GCACCGAACAGCAGCGAGTCTCCTGGGACATCGCGCACAGAACACAGCGACCTcctggaagaggaggaggatgagagatCGGACATCAAG GACCCCACCAATGGTTACTACAATGTCCGTGGCCATGAAGACCGCCATATCCGCAGCAGTGGATTCTCTGAATATGTGCCCAACTCTCGGCCGGTCTACACCCCATCACAGCTGCCCTCCCCCAGCCCCATGTACGGTCAGCATGGCACCCAGCCTCGCGTCTATGACTTCTCCCACCGATACGCAACCACCACAGCGGGCAGAACCGCATATGAACAGCAGCAAGCTGCCCAGCAGCAGCCCGCCCAGCCAGCCAGCATTTATCCAACTGATCCCCTCTACAGTGGCTCAGCTTACCTACCTGCCACCTACGGTCGCGCCTTCACCAGCTACGTTAAGCCTGCTTCCTATGAGAAGGTGGATGCGtatgaccaatcagatcaggcCAGCAAGGTGTCCAGCTCGTCTCGCTTCTCTTACGCTTCCTCACAAGTTTCCTCCCAGCAGTCTGACTATGGCCGGCCTTCACAACGTATGCAGACGCATGTCTGA
- the kirrel3l gene encoding kirre like nephrin family adhesion molecule 3, like isoform X2, producing MTALYLIFCLMATATQAAYFSQQPQDQVVVSGQSVTLPCVIVGYRGMVQWTKDGLALGGERDLPGWTRYSLMGDPLSGEHSLLIDSAELEDDAVYECQATQAALRSHRAKLTVLVPPSDPVVEGGPVVRLKAHTPHNLTCRASGAKPAAEITWYRDGEVMETAIYSKSPMEDGKRETAVSMLPIVPEDSDSGRTYTCRVLNPAAPAGRQTSVTINVQHPPSVTLSVQPQTVTEGAKVLFICSASANPEITGYRWSKGGVPISEANGDSLEVTVDYSYFTDPVSCEVSNSVGSTNVSTLVDVQFGPRLLSEPKPMTVDIGMDAAFTCAWTGNPPLTLAWTKQGSSVVLSNGNTLQLKAVTQEDAGTYTCKAIVPRIGVAERDVTLTVNGPPIITADATQHAVKHSKGKLECRVGSSPPPDKIVWTFGDMSLSSGSSGRYSVQTVTSDHGVLSSLVLSETLAQDFQLRYNCTAWNRFGTGTALVTLKEQEALPMLIIVGGAVGGGCVLLICVITLVSLCCRHTGKGELNGKRCTRLSKSDIRVQIVHSDHNATRGNDDEEDVKEPMAPNSSESPGTSRTEHSDLLEEEEDERSDIKDPTNGYYNVRGHEDRHIRSSGFSEYVPNSRPVYTPSQLPSPSPMYGQHGTQPRVYDFSHRYATTTAGRTAYEQQQAAQQQPAQPASIYPTDPLYSGSAYLPATYGRAFTSYVKPASYEKVDAYDQSDQASKVSSSSRFSYASSQVSSQQSDYGRPSQRMQTHV from the exons CCACCCAAGCAGCCTACTTCTCCCAGCAGCCCCAGGACCAGGTGGTTGTATCTGGCCAGTCGGTGACTCTACCCTGTGTCATTGTGGGTTATCGGGGAATGGTACAATGGACTAAAGATGGCCTGGCACTGGGTGGAGAGAGAGACCTACCAG GCTGGACGCGCTATTCCTTAATGGGCGACCCGCTATCAGGCGAGCACAGCTTGCTGATCGATTCGGCAGAGTTGGAGGATGACGCGGTGTATGAGTGTCAGGCTACACAGGCGGCGCTGCGCTCCCACCGTGCCAAGCTCACTGTACTAG TTCCTCCTTCAGACCCTGTGGTGGAGGGTGGCCCTGTTGTACGTCTTAAGGCCCACACACCGCACAATCTCACCTGCAGAGCCTCGGGAGCCAAACCTGCTGCTGAGATCACCTGGTACAGAGATGGAGAGGTCATGGAGACTGCAATTTATTCCAAG TCACCGATGGAGGATGGGAAGAGGGAGACAGCTGTTAGTATGCTTCCAATCGTCCCTGAGGATAGCGACTCTGGGCGCACCTACACCTGCAGGGTTCTTAACCCAGCTGCCCCAGCTGGACGACAGACATCGGTCACTATCAACGTCCAGC ACCCTCCTTCAGTGACTCTATCAGTCCAGCCTCAGACTGTGACCGAGGGAGCCAAGGTTCTCTTCATCTGCTCTGCTTCGGCCAATCCTGAAATCACTGGATACAG GTGGTCCAAAGGAGGAGTCCCCATCTCTGAAGCAAATGGGGACAGCCTTGAGGTGACGGTGGACTACTCTTACTTCACAGACCCCGTCTCCTGTGAGGTGTCCAACTCTGTGGGCAGCACCAATGTCAGCACTCTGGTCGATGTCCAAT TTGGCCCCAGACTGCTGTCGGAGCCAAAGCCAATGACGGTGGACATAGGGATGGATGCAGCCTTTACTTGCGCATGGACTGGAAACCCTCCTCTGACCCTGGCCTGGACCAAGCAGGGCTCCAGCGTG GTGCTCAGTAATGGCAACACCTTGCAGCTGAAGGCTGTTACCCAGGAGGATGCTGGAACATACACCTGCAAGGCCATCGTACCCCGGATTGGAGTTGCGGAAAGAGATGTCACTCTAACTGTAAACG GCCCACCTATCATCACAGCGGACGCCACGCAGCACGCTGTCAAGCACTCCAAGGGCAAGTTGGAGTGCCGGGTGGGAAGCAGCCCCCCGCCAGATAAGATT GTATGGACCTTTGGAGACATGAGCCTGTCCTCTGGTTCCTCCGGTCGTTACTCAGTGCAGACAGTAACCAGCGACCACGGGGTCCTTTCTTCCTTGGTGCTGTCCGAGACTCTGGCCCAGGATTTCCAGCTGCGCTACAACTGCACTGCTTGGAACCGCTTTGGCACCGGCACTGCCCTGGTCACACTGAAGGAGCAAG AGGCCCTGCCTATGTTGATAATTGTTGGTGGAGCAGTAGGTGGAGGCTGTGTCCTGCTCATCTGTGTCATCACTCTAGTCTCCCTCTGTTGCAGGCACACAGGCAAAGGTGAGCTCAACG GTAAAAGGTGCACTCGTCTTTCTAAGAGTGACATCAGAGTTCAGATTGTTCACAGTGATCACAACGCTACACGTGGcaatgatgatgaggaggatgtCAAAGAGCCCATG GCACCGAACAGCAGCGAGTCTCCTGGGACATCGCGCACAGAACACAGCGACCTcctggaagaggaggaggatgagagatCGGACATCAAG GACCCCACCAATGGTTACTACAATGTCCGTGGCCATGAAGACCGCCATATCCGCAGCAGTGGATTCTCTGAATATGTGCCCAACTCTCGGCCGGTCTACACCCCATCACAGCTGCCCTCCCCCAGCCCCATGTACGGTCAGCATGGCACCCAGCCTCGCGTCTATGACTTCTCCCACCGATACGCAACCACCACAGCGGGCAGAACCGCATATGAACAGCAGCAAGCTGCCCAGCAGCAGCCCGCCCAGCCAGCCAGCATTTATCCAACTGATCCCCTCTACAGTGGCTCAGCTTACCTACCTGCCACCTACGGTCGCGCCTTCACCAGCTACGTTAAGCCTGCTTCCTATGAGAAGGTGGATGCGtatgaccaatcagatcaggcCAGCAAGGTGTCCAGCTCGTCTCGCTTCTCTTACGCTTCCTCACAAGTTTCCTCCCAGCAGTCTGACTATGGCCGGCCTTCACAACGTATGCAGACGCATGTCTGA
- the kirrel3l gene encoding kirre like nephrin family adhesion molecule 3, like isoform X1, with amino-acid sequence MTALYLIFCLMATAATQAAYFSQQPQDQVVVSGQSVTLPCVIVGYRGMVQWTKDGLALGGERDLPGWTRYSLMGDPLSGEHSLLIDSAELEDDAVYECQATQAALRSHRAKLTVLVPPSDPVVEGGPVVRLKAHTPHNLTCRASGAKPAAEITWYRDGEVMETAIYSKSPMEDGKRETAVSMLPIVPEDSDSGRTYTCRVLNPAAPAGRQTSVTINVQHPPSVTLSVQPQTVTEGAKVLFICSASANPEITGYRWSKGGVPISEANGDSLEVTVDYSYFTDPVSCEVSNSVGSTNVSTLVDVQFGPRLLSEPKPMTVDIGMDAAFTCAWTGNPPLTLAWTKQGSSVVLSNGNTLQLKAVTQEDAGTYTCKAIVPRIGVAERDVTLTVNGPPIITADATQHAVKHSKGKLECRVGSSPPPDKIVWTFGDMSLSSGSSGRYSVQTVTSDHGVLSSLVLSETLAQDFQLRYNCTAWNRFGTGTALVTLKEQEALPMLIIVGGAVGGGCVLLICVITLVSLCCRHTGKGELNGKRCTRLSKSDIRVQIVHSDHNATRGNDDEEDVKEPMAPNSSESPGTSRTEHSDLLEEEEDERSDIKDPTNGYYNVRGHEDRHIRSSGFSEYVPNSRPVYTPSQLPSPSPMYGQHGTQPRVYDFSHRYATTTAGRTAYEQQQAAQQQPAQPASIYPTDPLYSGSAYLPATYGRAFTSYVKPASYEKVDAYDQSDQASKVSSSSRFSYASSQVSSQQSDYGRPSQRMQTHV; translated from the exons CAGCCACCCAAGCAGCCTACTTCTCCCAGCAGCCCCAGGACCAGGTGGTTGTATCTGGCCAGTCGGTGACTCTACCCTGTGTCATTGTGGGTTATCGGGGAATGGTACAATGGACTAAAGATGGCCTGGCACTGGGTGGAGAGAGAGACCTACCAG GCTGGACGCGCTATTCCTTAATGGGCGACCCGCTATCAGGCGAGCACAGCTTGCTGATCGATTCGGCAGAGTTGGAGGATGACGCGGTGTATGAGTGTCAGGCTACACAGGCGGCGCTGCGCTCCCACCGTGCCAAGCTCACTGTACTAG TTCCTCCTTCAGACCCTGTGGTGGAGGGTGGCCCTGTTGTACGTCTTAAGGCCCACACACCGCACAATCTCACCTGCAGAGCCTCGGGAGCCAAACCTGCTGCTGAGATCACCTGGTACAGAGATGGAGAGGTCATGGAGACTGCAATTTATTCCAAG TCACCGATGGAGGATGGGAAGAGGGAGACAGCTGTTAGTATGCTTCCAATCGTCCCTGAGGATAGCGACTCTGGGCGCACCTACACCTGCAGGGTTCTTAACCCAGCTGCCCCAGCTGGACGACAGACATCGGTCACTATCAACGTCCAGC ACCCTCCTTCAGTGACTCTATCAGTCCAGCCTCAGACTGTGACCGAGGGAGCCAAGGTTCTCTTCATCTGCTCTGCTTCGGCCAATCCTGAAATCACTGGATACAG GTGGTCCAAAGGAGGAGTCCCCATCTCTGAAGCAAATGGGGACAGCCTTGAGGTGACGGTGGACTACTCTTACTTCACAGACCCCGTCTCCTGTGAGGTGTCCAACTCTGTGGGCAGCACCAATGTCAGCACTCTGGTCGATGTCCAAT TTGGCCCCAGACTGCTGTCGGAGCCAAAGCCAATGACGGTGGACATAGGGATGGATGCAGCCTTTACTTGCGCATGGACTGGAAACCCTCCTCTGACCCTGGCCTGGACCAAGCAGGGCTCCAGCGTG GTGCTCAGTAATGGCAACACCTTGCAGCTGAAGGCTGTTACCCAGGAGGATGCTGGAACATACACCTGCAAGGCCATCGTACCCCGGATTGGAGTTGCGGAAAGAGATGTCACTCTAACTGTAAACG GCCCACCTATCATCACAGCGGACGCCACGCAGCACGCTGTCAAGCACTCCAAGGGCAAGTTGGAGTGCCGGGTGGGAAGCAGCCCCCCGCCAGATAAGATT GTATGGACCTTTGGAGACATGAGCCTGTCCTCTGGTTCCTCCGGTCGTTACTCAGTGCAGACAGTAACCAGCGACCACGGGGTCCTTTCTTCCTTGGTGCTGTCCGAGACTCTGGCCCAGGATTTCCAGCTGCGCTACAACTGCACTGCTTGGAACCGCTTTGGCACCGGCACTGCCCTGGTCACACTGAAGGAGCAAG AGGCCCTGCCTATGTTGATAATTGTTGGTGGAGCAGTAGGTGGAGGCTGTGTCCTGCTCATCTGTGTCATCACTCTAGTCTCCCTCTGTTGCAGGCACACAGGCAAAGGTGAGCTCAACG GTAAAAGGTGCACTCGTCTTTCTAAGAGTGACATCAGAGTTCAGATTGTTCACAGTGATCACAACGCTACACGTGGcaatgatgatgaggaggatgtCAAAGAGCCCATG GCACCGAACAGCAGCGAGTCTCCTGGGACATCGCGCACAGAACACAGCGACCTcctggaagaggaggaggatgagagatCGGACATCAAG GACCCCACCAATGGTTACTACAATGTCCGTGGCCATGAAGACCGCCATATCCGCAGCAGTGGATTCTCTGAATATGTGCCCAACTCTCGGCCGGTCTACACCCCATCACAGCTGCCCTCCCCCAGCCCCATGTACGGTCAGCATGGCACCCAGCCTCGCGTCTATGACTTCTCCCACCGATACGCAACCACCACAGCGGGCAGAACCGCATATGAACAGCAGCAAGCTGCCCAGCAGCAGCCCGCCCAGCCAGCCAGCATTTATCCAACTGATCCCCTCTACAGTGGCTCAGCTTACCTACCTGCCACCTACGGTCGCGCCTTCACCAGCTACGTTAAGCCTGCTTCCTATGAGAAGGTGGATGCGtatgaccaatcagatcaggcCAGCAAGGTGTCCAGCTCGTCTCGCTTCTCTTACGCTTCCTCACAAGTTTCCTCCCAGCAGTCTGACTATGGCCGGCCTTCACAACGTATGCAGACGCATGTCTGA